In Zingiber officinale cultivar Zhangliang chromosome 1A, Zo_v1.1, whole genome shotgun sequence, a genomic segment contains:
- the LOC122037964 gene encoding protein SUPPRESSOR OF PHYTOCHROME B 5-like: MSTSKLSGYSEECSSCESGWTEYLVSDDNGEAEFVLVDSGDEDRNGGSDKDTDDDDDSMASDASTGLVNSKQKLGNDGEESPQCSSQSDKFYQLEVSNRRKCEPQTELNSTSLYGKSKDRKKRL; encoded by the coding sequence ATGAGTACCTCCAAACTTAGTGGATACTCTGAAGAATGCAGCAGCTGTGAATCCGGATGGACCGAGTATCTTGTTTCCGACGACAATGGTGAAGCAGAGTTTGTTCTTGTGGATAGTGGCGATGAAGATAGAAATGGTGGCAGTGACAAAGACACTGACGACGATGACGACTCCATGGCTTCTGATGCCTCTACTGGATTAGTTAACAGCAAGCAAAAGCTTGGTAATGACGGTGAGGAGAGTCCTCAGTGTTCTTCTCAGTCTGATAAATTTTACCAGTTGGAAGTGAGTAATAGAAGGAAATGCGAGCCTCAAACCGAACTTAACTCCACCTCTTTATATGGCAAATCCAAAGACAGGAAGAAAAGATTGTAG